The following are encoded together in the Nitrospinaceae bacterium genome:
- a CDS encoding anaerobic glycerol-3-phosphate dehydrogenase subunit C codes for MVSWEKLESDLKETVEGEVRFDPYYKKLYSTDASMYRIEPVGVVIPRSNEDVRRTLEISAAHRAAVLSRGGGTSIAGQTVGKAVVIDFSKYMNRVVEHDLDNEWARVQPGLVQDHFNDYLKPYGFVFGPNTSTSSRATLGGMMGNNSSGSESLVYGKTVDHVHEISGFLAGGEPFTFGPLEGAALKAKLEEKSRVGDIHRTLRRLSNENRQVIDDRYPKIMRRVAGYNLDELIKDEPFNLAKFLVGSEGTLATITEAKVRICHRPKARGSLAIHFDSIERALAASAQILAHRPAALEFMDRILLELAQQNIEARRWMTAFVQGDPAATLQVIFFGDDAEEVRGKVGDLVSELERYNIGYSHIPLLNSAGQAAISNVRKAGLGLLLGVKGDKKPCAFIEDCAVAPEKLLDYYHRLDKIIREHGTEGSYCGHSSVGLMHIRPGINLKMESEIEKMISIQEQTADLVLEFGGAMSGEHGDGLARSHLIPKFFGPKLNNAFREVKRVFDPEGLMNPGKIVDGDPFTDNFRISPTYKTVPIPTIMDFSSDGGFARAIEMCNGVGACRKRDGTMCPSFQVTNEEEHSTRGRANALREVISGGIEGEDLSSKRLYEVMDLCLACKGCKAECPSSVDMAKIKAEVMQAHWDSHGTPARARLFGRIAQINRLSKPFAALVNMSYKSIFIRSLMERFLGVDRRRKLSPLVNETFEDWFRSRPKGSKSGQGKVLFMNDTFTNYHHPEVGKAAICVLEAAGFEVHLAEMGCCGRPLISNGLLREARELAGENLTRLSSALREGTYIVGVEPSCLLTLRDEYPDLMVGEESRHLADSVFLLEEFLVHLKEKGKLDLPLRKLPGRALFHGHCHQKSLVGSGPSLEVLKLIPGLEVEEIPSGCCGMAGAFGYQKEHYDISLAIGGMKLFPAIKESNEDTYVIANGVSCRQQIDHGTGRQARHLVEFLADAIEK; via the coding sequence ATGGTGAGCTGGGAAAAACTCGAAAGCGATCTAAAAGAGACCGTTGAGGGTGAGGTTCGCTTCGATCCTTACTACAAAAAGCTTTATAGCACCGACGCCAGCATGTATCGTATTGAACCGGTGGGCGTAGTCATCCCCCGCTCAAATGAAGATGTTCGGCGTACCCTCGAAATATCGGCGGCCCATCGGGCGGCTGTTCTTTCCCGCGGTGGCGGAACCAGCATCGCCGGCCAGACTGTCGGCAAGGCCGTCGTTATCGATTTTTCAAAGTACATGAACCGTGTTGTCGAGCATGACTTAGACAACGAATGGGCTCGAGTCCAGCCTGGCCTTGTTCAAGATCACTTCAACGATTACCTCAAGCCGTATGGTTTTGTTTTTGGCCCGAATACCTCCACCAGCAGCCGGGCCACACTCGGCGGAATGATGGGAAACAATTCCTCGGGCTCGGAATCCCTTGTCTATGGGAAAACCGTCGATCATGTTCACGAGATATCGGGCTTTCTGGCGGGTGGGGAACCCTTCACCTTCGGCCCGCTTGAAGGTGCGGCGCTGAAAGCCAAGCTCGAGGAAAAAAGTCGAGTCGGCGATATCCACCGAACCCTCCGCCGCCTCTCGAATGAGAACCGCCAGGTAATTGATGATCGTTATCCTAAAATCATGCGCCGGGTGGCGGGCTACAACCTCGATGAACTGATCAAGGATGAGCCTTTCAACCTCGCGAAGTTTCTCGTTGGCTCAGAAGGCACCCTCGCCACCATCACAGAGGCCAAGGTTCGCATCTGCCATCGTCCGAAGGCGCGTGGCTCGCTGGCCATTCATTTCGACTCAATTGAGCGGGCGCTGGCCGCGAGCGCCCAAATATTGGCCCACAGACCTGCTGCGCTTGAATTCATGGATCGCATTCTTTTGGAGCTCGCCCAGCAGAATATCGAGGCGCGTCGCTGGATGACCGCGTTTGTCCAAGGAGATCCTGCCGCCACTCTTCAGGTGATTTTCTTTGGCGATGACGCCGAGGAAGTGCGCGGCAAAGTAGGGGATCTGGTGAGTGAACTTGAAAGATACAACATTGGTTACTCCCACATTCCATTGCTCAACTCCGCCGGGCAAGCAGCCATCTCAAATGTCAGAAAAGCCGGGCTCGGCTTACTGCTCGGAGTGAAGGGTGACAAGAAGCCTTGTGCATTTATTGAAGATTGTGCCGTGGCACCCGAAAAACTTCTCGACTACTACCACAGGCTCGACAAAATTATACGCGAACACGGTACCGAGGGTTCCTATTGCGGTCACTCAAGCGTCGGACTCATGCACATTCGGCCCGGCATCAATCTCAAAATGGAATCCGAGATTGAGAAAATGATTTCTATACAAGAACAGACAGCCGACCTCGTTCTCGAATTCGGCGGCGCCATGAGCGGAGAGCATGGTGACGGTCTCGCTAGAAGCCATTTGATACCCAAGTTCTTCGGGCCCAAGCTCAACAACGCCTTCCGCGAAGTGAAGCGCGTCTTCGACCCTGAGGGGTTGATGAACCCGGGCAAAATAGTTGACGGTGATCCATTCACGGACAACTTCAGGATCAGCCCCACCTACAAGACGGTGCCCATTCCCACTATCATGGATTTCTCTAGCGACGGCGGCTTCGCTCGGGCGATTGAGATGTGCAATGGCGTGGGGGCCTGCCGAAAACGGGACGGGACAATGTGCCCTTCCTTCCAGGTCACCAACGAGGAGGAGCATTCCACCCGGGGTCGGGCCAACGCATTGAGGGAGGTCATATCGGGCGGCATCGAGGGCGAGGACTTATCATCAAAACGCCTATATGAGGTGATGGATTTGTGTCTTGCCTGCAAGGGCTGCAAGGCCGAGTGTCCCTCAAGCGTGGACATGGCCAAGATAAAGGCTGAGGTGATGCAGGCTCACTGGGACAGTCACGGTACCCCAGCCCGTGCTCGCTTATTCGGTCGTATCGCGCAAATCAACCGCCTCAGTAAACCATTCGCCGCCCTGGTGAATATGAGCTACAAGAGCATTTTTATCCGCTCGCTTATGGAGCGTTTTTTAGGGGTGGACCGGCGGCGCAAACTCTCTCCTCTGGTGAATGAAACGTTTGAGGATTGGTTCCGCTCGCGCCCGAAGGGCTCAAAATCGGGTCAGGGCAAAGTGCTCTTCATGAATGACACCTTCACGAACTATCACCATCCCGAGGTAGGAAAAGCGGCTATCTGCGTGCTTGAGGCAGCGGGTTTTGAGGTGCACCTCGCGGAAATGGGCTGTTGCGGGCGCCCCCTGATATCGAACGGACTTCTTCGCGAGGCCAGGGAACTGGCCGGAGAAAATCTAACCCGCCTCTCTAGCGCACTTCGCGAGGGGACTTATATCGTAGGGGTGGAGCCGAGTTGTCTGCTCACGCTACGAGATGAATACCCTGATCTCATGGTGGGCGAAGAATCCCGCCACCTTGCTGATTCAGTTTTTCTCCTTGAGGAGTTTCTTGTTCACTTAAAAGAAAAGGGAAAACTCGACCTTCCTCTACGGAAGTTGCCGGGCCGGGCCCTATTTCACGGCCATTGCCACCAAAAATCTCTTGTGGGCTCAGGCCCTTCGCTCGAGGTGCTGAAACTCATTCCAGGCCTTGAGGTCGAGGAAATACCCTCGGGCTGCTGCGGGATGGCGGGAGCGTTCGGCTATCAAAAAGAGCACTACGACATTTCCCTCGCCATCGGGGGGATGAAACTTTTCCCGGCGATAAAGGAAAGCAACGAGGATACTTATGTCATTGCCAATGGGGTCTCATGTCGCCAGCAGATTGACCACGGTACAGGTCGCCAGGCCCGCCACCTCGTCGAATTTCTCGCCGATGCGATTGAAAAATGA
- a CDS encoding cupin domain-containing protein, with protein sequence MEMKSTLEVVNEKEIDSHAGVTDDQTIQPLVGHPERPTDRLRIVLATFEPNTLEKLHWHPIEAFYYVISGRANVRDFEGKEYDVGPGTSIYAPPGIASAHEWEVKETLQLIAVRGTNDPTKNMPFTVEKDTKRSYINLDELMRREGGRFKSHY encoded by the coding sequence ATGGAAATGAAATCAACATTAGAGGTGGTCAACGAAAAAGAAATTGATTCACATGCTGGCGTGACCGACGATCAAACGATCCAACCTCTTGTTGGACATCCGGAACGACCGACAGATAGGCTCCGAATCGTATTGGCCACTTTCGAGCCTAATACTCTCGAAAAACTTCACTGGCACCCGATCGAGGCTTTCTACTATGTAATTTCAGGGCGGGCCAATGTTCGGGATTTCGAAGGAAAAGAATACGACGTCGGGCCCGGAACGTCGATATATGCTCCTCCTGGAATCGCCAGCGCACATGAATGGGAGGTCAAAGAAACGTTGCAGCTTATTGCCGTCCGCGGGACCAACGACCCAACCAAGAATATGCCGTTCACTGTCGAGAAGGACACCAAACGCTCTTACATCAACCTTGATGAGCTAATGAGGCGTGAGGGAGGACGATTTAAGTCCCATTACTAA